The following are encoded together in the Oreochromis niloticus isolate F11D_XX linkage group LG12, O_niloticus_UMD_NMBU, whole genome shotgun sequence genome:
- the si:dkey-90l8.3 gene encoding LIM domain transcription factor LMO4-B, whose product MVNSQVPGVPSDPRSCAGCGGKIADRFLLFSMERYWHTRCLKCSCCQAQLGDIGTTCYSKGGMILCRSDYIRLFGHSGACSACSQSIPANEMVMRAQGNVYHLKCFSCATCRNRLMPGDRFHYINGTIFCEHDRPGAALLNSHLPALQSSSVLTNQKVC is encoded by the exons ATGGTGAACAGTCAAGTGCCAGGTGTACCGTCAGACCCCAGGTCTTGTGCAGGATGTGGGGGGAAGATTGCCGACCGCTTTCTGCTCTTCTCCATGGAGCGCTACTGGCACACGCGCTGCCTCAAGTGCTCTTGTTGCCAAGCCCAGCTGGGGGACATTGGTACCACCTGCTACAGCAAAGGGGGCATGATTCTTTGTCGGAGCGACTACATCAG aCTGTTTGGGCACAGCGGGGCGTGCAGTGCCTGCAGCCAGTCAATTCCAGCCAACGAAATGGTGATGAGGGCACAAGGAAATGTTTACCACCTCAAG TGTTTCAGCTGTGCCACTTGCAGGAACAGACTAATGCCTGGCGATCGCTTCCATTACATCAACGGTACAATTTTCTGTGAGCACGACAGACCGGGTGCTGCCTTGCTCAACAGCCACCTGCCGGCACTCCAGAGCAGCTCTGTGCTGACAAACCAGAAG gtATGCTGA